AAAAAATTAAGACCTTTTATTTTGTCTAAAATCCGAATCCAAGACGACCCAACTTGTAACGGGAGTTATACTCCCTCTCCATTAAGCGAATAGAATTTGAAAGATCGAAAGCTTATGGAGAATAGCGATGAGAAAAACATATCGAACGTTAGTTATGCAACTCTGCATGCTAACAATGACGATGGGGGTGTTCCTTTACTCTTGTAAAAGTGAATCACCAAATAATGCGGAAGCTGCAGCGTTACTTGCTTCTTTAGATCCAAGTCTCGCCCAAGCAATTGGAAACCAAAGCGGAACAACAGGAACTCTTCGTGCGGCGGATACAGAATCCGACATTCAAGCCGCATTTGCGCAAGAGAACGATGGAAGCTTTACCTTCAATAACACGATTACTGTCACTGCTTTTGACGGAGTCTCATTGGAAGTAAATCTTTTCCAACCTGCGAATATTCCTGCCGGCTCCAAACTTCCTGCGGTCGTATTCGTAAACAGTTGGGCATTGAACAAATACGAATATATCGTTCCTGCAGCTAAACTGGCAAAGAAAGGTTATATCGTTCTTTGCTATAGCACAAGAGGATTCGGTGCGTCTGGCGGATTGATCGATACCGCAGGACCTAAAGACAGAGCGGATCTAAGCACCATTTTGGATTGGTTACTTGCTAATACTCAAACGGATATCGCAAACATCGGTATCTCCGGAGTTTCTTACGGAGCGGGAATTTCCTTAACCGGAGTAAGCACTGAGCCAAGAATTAAAACTGCAGTAGCAATGAGTGGTTGGGGAGATCTGAAACGCTCTTTGTACGGCAACGATACTCCTAGACTGGTCTGGGGGTTGATCCTAGTTGCTTCCAGTTATATCACAGGAAAGCCGGATCCAATCGTTGCTCAGAATTTTGCTAATCTAATACAGCATATCAATATCGACTTTGTCACTTCCTGGGCGGCGGATCGTTCTCCTCAAACTTATGTAGGACAATTGAACGCAAGCGCAGGCAAATCAGTAATGATCTCGAATAACTTCGAGGACTTCCTATTTAATCCGAATGGGATCCTAGATTATTATACTCAGATCACTGTTCCTAAAAAATTACTAATGAACGAAGGGATCCATGCTTCCGCAGAAGCAGCAGGACTATTAGGAATTTCTAATTTTGTTTGGGACAATGCTTACGACTGGTTTGATTATTGGTTGAAAGGGGTGAACAACGGGATCATGGCAAAACCTCAGGTTACTTTCCAAACCCGTTTTAACGGCCCAAGAGTCACTTATCCTTCCTGGCCGGCTCCTACTGTCGGAAATAAGACCTACTACTTGAAACCTAGAGGACTTTTTACCAACGGTGAGATTGCTACCAGCCAGAATACAACTGTGACCAATACCACAATCCTTTCCGGAGCTGATACAGTAGCAACTACCGGTTTCCCATTACTTTCGGATATTCTTTCCGCTCAAGTAGGGATCCCTACGACTACGAATCTATTCTTCGAAAGCAGAGTGAACGGGATCGTGTATCAATCTTCTAGCTTAAGTAGCGCATTGAAGATCAGAGGTAAGATCTTCTGGAATGGAAGAATCTCTTCTACTTTAGGAAAAGCGAATGTAAACGTTTATTTCTACGATGTAGCAAAGAGCGGAACTGCGACACTAATCACTCACGGAACGTATACGATCTTTGATGCGGCTGCAAACGAAGCTAGAGACATCTCTATAGATTTGAATGCTGTTGCTTATGATGTTCCTGCAGGAGATAGCATTGCAATTGCGATCGACACGTACGATGTTTTGTATTCCGTCCCGACCACTTTGGTATACGGACTGGATGTGAAACATTTAAAATCTCCTCAGACGACCTTAGTGATCCAATCCGAGTAAACTATATTTTCATCCTTGTCAAGCGGGCGAAAGCCCGCTTCTTTTTAAACTTCCCTTTCTTTTCTCCACTCGAGATATTCTTTCAATTCTACGAGTTCGATATACCCTTCTTCTTCAGGGTCATCTGGGAGGATTCCGATCTCATAGTAACCGATCTCTTTTGAGAATTTTTCTTCGCCTAGGACGGCCTCTAACATTAAACCGACCGCTTTCTTCACATTCGGATTGGATTCCACATTCGGAAAGTCAGGGAAGCAGATTCGAACCCCAAAACCTTGGCCTTTGTTTTCGAGTGGCAAAAACCAGATCTCTTCCGAGTCCAATTCTAAACCTTCGTAAAAAATGACTGTGCCTTTTTCTTGGTATTGGTCTACCGAGAAGATGTCCCAACCAGGGACTTCAGGGGCGAGATCTACGAATCTTTCCGCCTCTGCATAGAGTTCTTCGTCTCCGGCGGTAATTACAGTTAATTCGTTGGGGCCTTCTTCTCCCCCTCCGATCTCAAAATAAAACTCGGAATTCACATCCTGAATGCGATCCATCAGATCGTCCAGAAGTCGGTCTCTTTCCCGATCTTCCAGGTCGTCAAGCTTGGCATAATACCGACTGTTTTGAGCGAACCAGCTCCAAAACTTTTCCGCTTTTTCTTCCATTCATTCGCCTCATCCCGATTCCGGAGAACATTTCAAGCTCCGCGTCCCGTTAAAAATATCCGAATGTATGAATAGATTGATTATAGGGAAAGAATTATTTTACGGTTTCGGATTCTATCCAATCCAAATACTTGTGATTCCCTTCCTTGATCTCCCAGGAGACCACGCACGGCACCGTGTAGCTATGCAACTCTTTCACCCTATCCACAACCTTCTCCGCGAGAGAGGCAGTGGTCTTTAACAAAACAACGAATTCGTCGTTTTGTTCTACACGCCCATGCCATCTGTAAACGGATCGCATTGACGGGATTACGTTTGCACAAGCAGCCATTTTCTCTTCTACGAGAGTTTCAGCGATTAGCATCGCTTCCGCCTCATCTCTCGCAGTGGTGTAGATCGTTCGATAGCCCATACTATTGTGATACTCCCGTATTCGGTTTGTTTCAAGAATGATTCCCTAATAATTGAAGAAGAAGGATAAAAACCTGTCCGAAATGCTAAAAAAAGAATCCAAGTTTAAGATAAAGACAGTTCAGGGAAAATTCTGGACAAGAAGCGGAAGTAAATTAAGAAATCGGTAATGGCTTCTCGAAAAGCACCAAACATCCTAATTCGAAAATCGTATGACGCTCTTTGCTTCAACTCAGCATTTTTTGGATTCTATGCTCACTCAGGTTTTGCTCTGGGACTAAAAGAAATCGGATTTGTTCCTTCAAAAATTGCAGGTTCCAGCTCCGGAGCACTCATCGGTTCTCTGATCGCTGCCGGACTTCCTCCCGAGGAGATCACTCGGTTCATTCTCACTCTGAAAAAAAGCGATTTCTGGGACGGGAATGTCCTAACCCAGTTCTTAAAACCGTTTCGAAAGGGATTGAAGAATTACTCAGGACTGTTAAGCGGTAAAAAAATACGTAATCTACTCGAACCTTATCTGGAAGGAAAAGATGTCTCCGAACTTCCAACCAAAATGGGCATCTCGGTCTCGAACCTGACAAAAGGGATCCGAGAACTTAGGACAAACGGAAACGCGATAGATCTCATCCTGGCCTCCATGACCTTCCCGATTCTTTTCGAAATCCCTAATATAAATGGAGAAGAGTTCCTGGACGGAGGTGTGGCCGATGCAGAACCCATCAAAGAATTCATTTTAGATCCAAGTATTAAGCGTATCGTAATTCATGACATAGAGAATAGAAAGCCAGTTTCAGAAAAGATCCTGATGAGAGCCTTCGATTCCTGTGTAAATGTGATCGCCAGCGAAACAAAGGACCTAAAAGAGCTTCTGGCAAAGAAATACGGGAAGAAGATCATTCGAGTGGTTACGAATACGCCCTACCTTCATCCGAACAAAATGGAAAGCGGAAGACTTGCTCTCGAGCTAGGAAGAAGATCCGCTCATTTCATGAAGGAACAGATCTTAGGAAAGAATAGCAAATAAAACAAAAGCCGCCCAAAGGACGGCTCAGTTTGGAGAATGATCAAGAAACATTCGAAATACGGAATATTCTTCCGTATTAAGATTACTTCTTAGGTGCAGCTTCTTTTTTGTGTTCTGCTTTGTGCTCTTTCTTAGCTTCTTCTTTCTTAGGAGCTTCTTTTTTTTCTTCCGCGCTGATTGCGAATGCCGCAACAAGAGATAAAGTAGTGATCGCTAATGCTAGTCTTTTCATAGTTTTTTCCTTTGGGTTCGTTTGATTCAGGAGAATCATTTCTCCAGTATCGAAAAACTTATAAAATCAAGCCTCTGTTTTGCAAGCAAAAAATACAATATAACAGAAAATATATCCGCTATTATTACAAAGCCGAATTATGGTCCAAATCGGGAAAAAGTAGCTGACAGTGAGAAAACAATTTAATGTATAAAGACCAGGGGCCTTCTGCCCCTAAGTCGCTTCACTATTACATCCGGTGGAGGCAGAATCTACCGGATCCTTTTTCCCAATCTTATAATCTTGGATTTCTAAACCCTCTTCATTCGAGGAATACTCTCTATTTAAGCTGATTCGCTATCTGAACTGTCCGATCCCCTTGAAATTGAGAGACAGTTTCTCTTAAAGGACCG
Above is a window of Leptospira semungkisensis DNA encoding:
- a CDS encoding alpha/beta fold hydrolase; its protein translation is MTMGVFLYSCKSESPNNAEAAALLASLDPSLAQAIGNQSGTTGTLRAADTESDIQAAFAQENDGSFTFNNTITVTAFDGVSLEVNLFQPANIPAGSKLPAVVFVNSWALNKYEYIVPAAKLAKKGYIVLCYSTRGFGASGGLIDTAGPKDRADLSTILDWLLANTQTDIANIGISGVSYGAGISLTGVSTEPRIKTAVAMSGWGDLKRSLYGNDTPRLVWGLILVASSYITGKPDPIVAQNFANLIQHINIDFVTSWAADRSPQTYVGQLNASAGKSVMISNNFEDFLFNPNGILDYYTQITVPKKLLMNEGIHASAEAAGLLGISNFVWDNAYDWFDYWLKGVNNGIMAKPQVTFQTRFNGPRVTYPSWPAPTVGNKTYYLKPRGLFTNGEIATSQNTTVTNTTILSGADTVATTGFPLLSDILSAQVGIPTTTNLFFESRVNGIVYQSSSLSSALKIRGKIFWNGRISSTLGKANVNVYFYDVAKSGTATLITHGTYTIFDAAANEARDISIDLNAVAYDVPAGDSIAIAIDTYDVLYSVPTTLVYGLDVKHLKSPQTTLVIQSE
- the cutA gene encoding divalent-cation tolerance protein CutA — encoded protein: MGYRTIYTTARDEAEAMLIAETLVEEKMAACANVIPSMRSVYRWHGRVEQNDEFVVLLKTTASLAEKVVDRVKELHSYTVPCVVSWEIKEGNHKYLDWIESETVK
- a CDS encoding patatin-like phospholipase family protein, encoding MASRKAPNILIRKSYDALCFNSAFFGFYAHSGFALGLKEIGFVPSKIAGSSSGALIGSLIAAGLPPEEITRFILTLKKSDFWDGNVLTQFLKPFRKGLKNYSGLLSGKKIRNLLEPYLEGKDVSELPTKMGISVSNLTKGIRELRTNGNAIDLILASMTFPILFEIPNINGEEFLDGGVADAEPIKEFILDPSIKRIVIHDIENRKPVSEKILMRAFDSCVNVIASETKDLKELLAKKYGKKIIRVVTNTPYLHPNKMESGRLALELGRRSAHFMKEQILGKNSK